One window of Balearica regulorum gibbericeps isolate bBalReg1 chromosome 20, bBalReg1.pri, whole genome shotgun sequence genomic DNA carries:
- the GOLGA2 gene encoding golgin subfamily A member 2 isoform X11, with translation MADGSRQSRLAAAKKKLKEYQQKNNPGATAGTKKKRKTKEGSRPETPTNDDQQPPENAYFDSDVATHNAEQLATDVPVLSNSNSLPSCGSVLPAPGSMQLTQIHEAEDHKNALDENRSFSSTESLRQLSEQLNGLVSQSTSYVNGESAVSSTNIKEMEKQQNQEAVNQMEKEKKEFEQKFSKEQAALREQLQVHIQTIGILVSEKSELQTALGHTQQAARHKSGEAESLAAHLHSSRQRVSELERTLSSISMQQKQSEKHNKELVKERDNLKLELYKRSKSSEEIKQQNSELSEKVHSLVSKNSAMKLDMEDLHKKLEMAELMIQQFSNQTGSLDVNQQLQMVLEEKASLETQVAQLSESLHQLQAERDQYVEKLKEERSIWQQRVQQLSEQVHTMAEEKEKHMAQIRELEANVTELLSKSAVKPMDIEPSLPPGPTAAELSLQEEIQRLQQEKEELHGQYQAQVRDNEQLSHLNREQEERLLELEKAVQRYNEESVDRQQILEDMQSDKATISRALSQNRELKEQLAELQNGFVKLTNENMEVTSALQSEQHVKKELAKKLGQLQENLGELKETLELKTQEARGLQEQRDQYYSHLQQYTVAYQQLSAEKEELHKQYLLQTQLMDRLQHEEVQGKVTVEMHLKELQQTKESLEAVAKENKELQALVSQLAADLDGKILHRLEDEVESEAMAEDIQKSSFVIPEKFESHEEMVAFLTSAMFQVEKEREDMRQQLAAQKQQCRTLLQQIAALRQEQQHNVTLDGDSTMDTVPVEVHEALKTAMEKLQSRFTDLMREKADLKERLEELEHRCIQLSGETDTIGEYIALYQSQRAILKQRHQEKEEYISRLAQDKEEMKVKLLELQDLVMRLVRERNEWYSKYIAAAQNPELLASQNESVLPAERRIELNATDGEGLRDVNLSDEAEQEAAVPHQAGFPPIDSKAAQPSQEDPTAKQIMQLLREIQNPQERLGSLLENPCIPFFYRADENDEVKIMVV, from the exons ATGGCGGacggcagcaggcagagcaggctggcGGCGGCCAAGAAGAAG ctgaagGAATATCAGCAGAAGAATAACCCTGGAGCAACTGCAGGAACCAAGAAAAAACGCAAAACTAAAGAGGGCAGTAGACCTGAGACTCCCACCAATGATGATCAGCAGCCTCCAGAGAAT GCATACTTTGACAGTGATGTTGCCACTCATAATGCTGAACAGCTTGCTACCGATGTCCCTGTGCTATCTAACAGCAACAGTCTACCTAGTTGTGGTTCTGttctgcctgctcctgggagCATGCAGCTGACACAG ATTCATGAAGCTGAGGATCATAAAAATGCTTTGGATGAGAACAG GTCTTTCTCGTCAACAGAAAGTCTCCGCCAGTTGTCTGAACAACTCAATGGCCTGGTTTCTCAG TCAACGTCGTATGTGAATGGGGAAAGTGCTGTTTCTTCCACAAATATTAAGGAAATGGAA AAACAGCAGAACCAAGAAGCAGTGAATCAGATGGAGAAG gaaaagaaggagTTTGAACAGAAATTTTCTAAAGAGCAAGCAGCACTGAGGGAACAGCTACAG gTTCATATCCAGACTATTGGAATTCTAGTTTCTGAGAAGTCTGAGTTGCAGACAGCCCTTGGACATACTCAACAAGCTGCACGGCACAAATCAG GAGAAGCTGAAAGCCTGGCTGCTCATTTACATTCATCTCGCCAGAGGGTATCGGAGCTAGAACGTACTTTGTCCTCCATCTCTATGCAGCAAAAACAGTCAGAGAAG catAATAAAGAGTTAGTGAAGGAGCGAGACAACCTGAAACTGGAACTGTACAAACGAAG caAAAGTAGTgaggaaataaagcagcagaattCGGAGCTGTCAGAGAAAGTTCACTCCCTGGTTTCCAAGAACTCAGCTATGAAGTTGGATATGGAGGATTTGCATAAGAAACTGGAAATGGCTGAACTGATGATTCAGCAG TTCTCAAATCAGACGGGGAGTCTGGATGTAAACCAGCAGTTGCAGATGGTACTGGAGGAGAAGGCGAGCCTGGAAACCCAGGTTGCTCAG cTCTCAGAGTCACTTCACCAGCTTCAGGCAGAAAGAGATCAGTACGTAGAGAAACTGAAGGAGGAGCGGAGCATTTGGCAGCAGCGGGTACAGCAGCTCTCTGAGCAG GTCCACACAatggcagaggagaaggagaagcatATGGCCCAAATTCGGGAGCTGGAAGCCAATGTTACAGAGCTGTTGAGCAAATCAG CAGTTAAGCCCATGGATATTGAGCCTTCCTTACCACCAGGGcccacagcagctgagctgagtCTGCAGGAGGAGATCCAGCGGCTGCAGCAAGAGAAGGAGGAACTCCACGGGCAGTACCAGGCCCAGGTCCGGGACAACGAGCAGCTGAGCCACCTCAACCGGGAGCAGGAGGAGCGGCTGCTGGAGCTCGAGAAGGCTGTGCAGCGCTACAACGAGGAGTCTGTGGACAGACAGCAGATCCTGGAGGACATGCAGAGTGACAAGGCCACAATCAGTAGGGCACTGAGTCAAAATCGGGagctgaaggagcagctggctgagctgcagaaCGGGTTTGTCAAACTG acaaatgaaaacatggaGGTTACAAGTGCCCTACAGTCAGAGCAACATGTAAAGAAAGAGCTGGCCAAGAagcttgggcagctgcaggagaacCTGGGGGAGCTCAAAGAGACG CTGGAACTGAAAACACAGGAGGCTCGGGGTCTGCAGGAGCAGCGGGACCAGTACTACAGCCACTTACAACAGTACACTGTGGCGTACCAGCAGCTGTCTGCTGAGAAGGAGGAACTGCACAAACAGTACTTGCTTCAGACACAGCTTATGGATCGGCTACAGCATGAGGAGGTTCAGGGGAAGGTGACAGTGGAAATGCACCtgaaagagctgcagcagaCGAAG GAAAGTCTGGAAGCTGTagctaaggaaaacaaagagctgCAGGCCCTGGTCAGTCAGTTAGCAGCAGACCTGGATGGCAAGATTTTGCATCGACTAGAGG ATGAAGTTGAAAGTGAAGCAATGGCCGAAGATATccaaaaatcttcatttgtGATTCCAGAGAAGTTTGAAAGCCATGAAGAAATG GTTGCTTTCTTGACATCTGCCATGTTCCAAGTGGAGAAGGAACGAGAGGACAtgaggcagcagctggctgcTCAGAAGCAGCAGTGCAGAACCCTCCTGCAGCAAATAGCAGCTCTTAGGCAGGAGCAGCAACATAACGTCACGCTGGACGGAG ATTCCACTATGGATACTGTTCCGGTGGAGGTTCATGAGGCTTTGAAAACTGCCATGGAGAAACTACAG TCCCGTTTCACAGACCTGATGCGTGAGAAAGCTGATCTGAAGGAACGGCTAGAAGAGTTAGAACATCGCTGCATACAGCTGTCTGGGGAAACAGACACCATTG GGGAGTATATTGCGTTATACCAGAGTCAAAGGGCTATCCTCAAACAGCGACACCAGGAGAAAGAGGAGTACATCAGCAGATTGGCTCAGGATAAGGAAGAGATGAAG GTGAAACTGCTGGAACTGCAGGATTTAGTGATGCGTCTGgtcagggaaagaaatgaatggTACAGCAAGTACATAGCAGCTGCTCAAAACCCAGAGCTGTTGGCAAGCCAAAATGAAAGCGTACTTCCAGCGGAGAGGCGCATTGAACTGAACGCTACTGATGGAGAAG GGTTACGAGATGTGAATTTATCAGATGAAGCAGAACAAGAGGCTGCTGTCCCTCATCAGGCTGGTTTCCCCCCTATTGACAGTAAAGCTGCTCAGCCAAGCCAAGAGGACCCCACAGCGAAGCAAATAATGCAGCTGCTCAGAGAAATCCAGAACCCTCAGGAAAGGCTGGGCTCCCTGCTGGAAAACCCCTGCATTCCCTTCTTCTACCGTGCTGATGAGAACGATGAGGTCAAAATCATGGTAGTTTAA
- the GOLGA2 gene encoding golgin subfamily A member 2 isoform X13: MADGSRQSRLAAAKKKLKEYQQKNNPGATAGTKKKRKTKEGSRPETPTNDDQQPPENIQNILKVLVSDLNRSNGVAIPSLDKRKAYFDSDVATHNAEQLATDVPVLSNSNSLPSCGSVLPAPGSMQLTQIHEAEDHKNALDENRSFSSTESLRQLSEQLNGLVSQSTSYVNGESAVSSTNIKEMETRYQELAVALDSSNLTNKQLVTKIEELKQQNQEAVNQMEKEKKEFEQKFSKEQAALREQLQVHIQTIGILVSEKSELQTALGHTQQAARHKSGEAESLAAHLHSSRQRVSELERTLSSISMQQKQSEKHNKELVKERDNLKLELYKRSKSSEEIKQQNSELSEKVHSLVSKNSAMKLDMEDLHKKLEMAELMIQQFSNQTGSLDVNQQLQMVLEEKASLETQVAQLSESLHQLQAERDQYVEKLKEERSIWQQRVQQLSEQVHTMAEEKEKHMAQIRELEANVTELLSKSAVKPMDIEPSLPPGPTAAELSLQEEIQRLQQEKEELHGQYQAQVRDNEQLSHLNREQEERLLELEKAVQRYNEESVDRQQILEDMQSDKATISRALSQNRELKEQLAELQNGFVKLTNENMEVTSALQSEQHVKKELAKKLGQLQENLGELKETLELKTQEARGLQEQRDQYYSHLQQYTVAYQQLSAEKEELHKQYLLQTQLMDRLQHEEVQGKVTVEMHLKELQQTKESLEAVAKENKELQALVSQLAADLDGKILHRLEDEVESEAMAEDIQKSSFVIPEKFESHEEMVAFLTSAMFQVEKEREDMRQQLAAQKQQCRTLLQQIAALRQEQQHNVTLDGDSTMDTVPVEVHEALKTAMEKLQSRFTDLMREKADLKERLEELEHRCIQLSGETDTIGEYIALYQSQRAILKQRHQEKEEYISRLAQDKEEMKVKLLELQDLVMRLVRERNEWYSKYIAAAQNPELLASQNESVLPAERRIELNATDGEGLRDVNLSDEAEQEAAVPHQAGFPPIDSKAAQPSQEDPTAKQIMQLLREIQNPQERLGSLLENPCIPFFYRADENDEVKIMVV; encoded by the exons ATGGCGGacggcagcaggcagagcaggctggcGGCGGCCAAGAAGAAG ctgaagGAATATCAGCAGAAGAATAACCCTGGAGCAACTGCAGGAACCAAGAAAAAACGCAAAACTAAAGAGGGCAGTAGACCTGAGACTCCCACCAATGATGATCAGCAGCCTCCAGAGAAT ATTCAGAACATTCTGAAGGTGCTGGTGTCAGACCTTAACCGCTCCAATGGGGTAGCCATACCCTCATTGGACAAGAGGAAG GCATACTTTGACAGTGATGTTGCCACTCATAATGCTGAACAGCTTGCTACCGATGTCCCTGTGCTATCTAACAGCAACAGTCTACCTAGTTGTGGTTCTGttctgcctgctcctgggagCATGCAGCTGACACAG ATTCATGAAGCTGAGGATCATAAAAATGCTTTGGATGAGAACAG GTCTTTCTCGTCAACAGAAAGTCTCCGCCAGTTGTCTGAACAACTCAATGGCCTGGTTTCTCAG TCAACGTCGTATGTGAATGGGGAAAGTGCTGTTTCTTCCACAAATATTAAGGAAATGGAA ACGCGTTACCAGGAGCTGGCAGTAGCTCTGGATTCCAGCAATCTAACTAACAAACAGCTCGTTACAAAGATAGAGGAATTG AAACAGCAGAACCAAGAAGCAGTGAATCAGATGGAGAAG gaaaagaaggagTTTGAACAGAAATTTTCTAAAGAGCAAGCAGCACTGAGGGAACAGCTACAG gTTCATATCCAGACTATTGGAATTCTAGTTTCTGAGAAGTCTGAGTTGCAGACAGCCCTTGGACATACTCAACAAGCTGCACGGCACAAATCAG GAGAAGCTGAAAGCCTGGCTGCTCATTTACATTCATCTCGCCAGAGGGTATCGGAGCTAGAACGTACTTTGTCCTCCATCTCTATGCAGCAAAAACAGTCAGAGAAG catAATAAAGAGTTAGTGAAGGAGCGAGACAACCTGAAACTGGAACTGTACAAACGAAG caAAAGTAGTgaggaaataaagcagcagaattCGGAGCTGTCAGAGAAAGTTCACTCCCTGGTTTCCAAGAACTCAGCTATGAAGTTGGATATGGAGGATTTGCATAAGAAACTGGAAATGGCTGAACTGATGATTCAGCAG TTCTCAAATCAGACGGGGAGTCTGGATGTAAACCAGCAGTTGCAGATGGTACTGGAGGAGAAGGCGAGCCTGGAAACCCAGGTTGCTCAG cTCTCAGAGTCACTTCACCAGCTTCAGGCAGAAAGAGATCAGTACGTAGAGAAACTGAAGGAGGAGCGGAGCATTTGGCAGCAGCGGGTACAGCAGCTCTCTGAGCAG GTCCACACAatggcagaggagaaggagaagcatATGGCCCAAATTCGGGAGCTGGAAGCCAATGTTACAGAGCTGTTGAGCAAATCAG CAGTTAAGCCCATGGATATTGAGCCTTCCTTACCACCAGGGcccacagcagctgagctgagtCTGCAGGAGGAGATCCAGCGGCTGCAGCAAGAGAAGGAGGAACTCCACGGGCAGTACCAGGCCCAGGTCCGGGACAACGAGCAGCTGAGCCACCTCAACCGGGAGCAGGAGGAGCGGCTGCTGGAGCTCGAGAAGGCTGTGCAGCGCTACAACGAGGAGTCTGTGGACAGACAGCAGATCCTGGAGGACATGCAGAGTGACAAGGCCACAATCAGTAGGGCACTGAGTCAAAATCGGGagctgaaggagcagctggctgagctgcagaaCGGGTTTGTCAAACTG acaaatgaaaacatggaGGTTACAAGTGCCCTACAGTCAGAGCAACATGTAAAGAAAGAGCTGGCCAAGAagcttgggcagctgcaggagaacCTGGGGGAGCTCAAAGAGACG CTGGAACTGAAAACACAGGAGGCTCGGGGTCTGCAGGAGCAGCGGGACCAGTACTACAGCCACTTACAACAGTACACTGTGGCGTACCAGCAGCTGTCTGCTGAGAAGGAGGAACTGCACAAACAGTACTTGCTTCAGACACAGCTTATGGATCGGCTACAGCATGAGGAGGTTCAGGGGAAGGTGACAGTGGAAATGCACCtgaaagagctgcagcagaCGAAG GAAAGTCTGGAAGCTGTagctaaggaaaacaaagagctgCAGGCCCTGGTCAGTCAGTTAGCAGCAGACCTGGATGGCAAGATTTTGCATCGACTAGAGG ATGAAGTTGAAAGTGAAGCAATGGCCGAAGATATccaaaaatcttcatttgtGATTCCAGAGAAGTTTGAAAGCCATGAAGAAATG GTTGCTTTCTTGACATCTGCCATGTTCCAAGTGGAGAAGGAACGAGAGGACAtgaggcagcagctggctgcTCAGAAGCAGCAGTGCAGAACCCTCCTGCAGCAAATAGCAGCTCTTAGGCAGGAGCAGCAACATAACGTCACGCTGGACGGAG ATTCCACTATGGATACTGTTCCGGTGGAGGTTCATGAGGCTTTGAAAACTGCCATGGAGAAACTACAG TCCCGTTTCACAGACCTGATGCGTGAGAAAGCTGATCTGAAGGAACGGCTAGAAGAGTTAGAACATCGCTGCATACAGCTGTCTGGGGAAACAGACACCATTG GGGAGTATATTGCGTTATACCAGAGTCAAAGGGCTATCCTCAAACAGCGACACCAGGAGAAAGAGGAGTACATCAGCAGATTGGCTCAGGATAAGGAAGAGATGAAG GTGAAACTGCTGGAACTGCAGGATTTAGTGATGCGTCTGgtcagggaaagaaatgaatggTACAGCAAGTACATAGCAGCTGCTCAAAACCCAGAGCTGTTGGCAAGCCAAAATGAAAGCGTACTTCCAGCGGAGAGGCGCATTGAACTGAACGCTACTGATGGAGAAG GGTTACGAGATGTGAATTTATCAGATGAAGCAGAACAAGAGGCTGCTGTCCCTCATCAGGCTGGTTTCCCCCCTATTGACAGTAAAGCTGCTCAGCCAAGCCAAGAGGACCCCACAGCGAAGCAAATAATGCAGCTGCTCAGAGAAATCCAGAACCCTCAGGAAAGGCTGGGCTCCCTGCTGGAAAACCCCTGCATTCCCTTCTTCTACCGTGCTGATGAGAACGATGAGGTCAAAATCATGGTAGTTTAA
- the GOLGA2 gene encoding golgin subfamily A member 2 isoform X12: MADGSRQSRLAAAKKKLKEYQQKNNPGATAGTKKKRKTKEGSRPETPTNDDQQPPENIQNILKVLVSDLNRSNGVAIPSLDKRKAYFDSDVATHNAEQLATDVPVLSNSNSLPSCGSVLPAPGSMQLTQIHEAEDHKNALDENRSFSSTESLRQLSEQLNGLVSQSTSYVNGESAVSSTNIKEMETRYQELAVALDSSNLTNKQLVTKIEELKQQNQEAVNQMEKVKCVLFLDRYRNRHHLFIQEKKEFEQKFSKEQAALREQLQVHIQTIGILVSEKSELQTALGHTQQAARHKSGEAESLAAHLHSSRQRVSELERTLSSISMQQKQSEKHNKELVKERDNLKLELYKRSKSSEEIKQQNSELSEKVHSLVSKNSAMKLDMEDLHKKLEMAELMIQQFSNQTGSLDVNQQLQMVLEEKASLETQVAQLSESLHQLQAERDQYVEKLKEERSIWQQRVQQLSEQVHTMAEEKEKHMAQIRELEANVTELLSKSAVKPMDIEPSLPPGPTAAELSLQEEIQRLQQEKEELHGQYQAQVRDNEQLSHLNREQEERLLELEKAVQRYNEESVDRQQILEDMQSDKATISRALSQNRELKEQLAELQNGFVKLTNENMEVTSALQSEQHVKKELAKKLGQLQENLGELKETLELKTQEARGLQEQRDQYYSHLQQYTVAYQQLSAEKEELHKQYLLQTQLMDRLQHEEVQGKVTVEMHLKELQQTKESLEAVAKENKELQALVSQLAADLDGKILHRLEDEVESEAMAEDIQKSSFVIPEKFESHEEMVAFLTSAMFQVEKEREDMRQQLAAQKQQCRTLLQQIAALRQEQQHNVTLDGDSTMDTVPVEVHEALKTAMEKLQSRFTDLMREKADLKERLEELEHRCIQLSGETDTIGEYIALYQSQRAILKQRHQEKEEYISRLAQDKEEMKVKLLELQDLVMRLVRERNEWYSKYIAAAQNPELLASQNESVLPAERRIELNATDGEGLRDVNLSDEAEQEAAVPHQAGFPPIDSKAAQPSQEDPTAKQIMQLLREIQNPQERLGSLLENPCIPFFYRADENDEVKIMVV; the protein is encoded by the exons ATGGCGGacggcagcaggcagagcaggctggcGGCGGCCAAGAAGAAG ctgaagGAATATCAGCAGAAGAATAACCCTGGAGCAACTGCAGGAACCAAGAAAAAACGCAAAACTAAAGAGGGCAGTAGACCTGAGACTCCCACCAATGATGATCAGCAGCCTCCAGAGAAT ATTCAGAACATTCTGAAGGTGCTGGTGTCAGACCTTAACCGCTCCAATGGGGTAGCCATACCCTCATTGGACAAGAGGAAG GCATACTTTGACAGTGATGTTGCCACTCATAATGCTGAACAGCTTGCTACCGATGTCCCTGTGCTATCTAACAGCAACAGTCTACCTAGTTGTGGTTCTGttctgcctgctcctgggagCATGCAGCTGACACAG ATTCATGAAGCTGAGGATCATAAAAATGCTTTGGATGAGAACAG GTCTTTCTCGTCAACAGAAAGTCTCCGCCAGTTGTCTGAACAACTCAATGGCCTGGTTTCTCAG TCAACGTCGTATGTGAATGGGGAAAGTGCTGTTTCTTCCACAAATATTAAGGAAATGGAA ACGCGTTACCAGGAGCTGGCAGTAGCTCTGGATTCCAGCAATCTAACTAACAAACAGCTCGTTACAAAGATAGAGGAATTG AAACAGCAGAACCAAGAAGCAGTGAATCAGATGGAGAAGGTAAAGTGTGTCCTGTTTTTGGATAGATACAGAAATAG GCATCATTTGTTTatacaggaaaagaaggagTTTGAACAGAAATTTTCTAAAGAGCAAGCAGCACTGAGGGAACAGCTACAG gTTCATATCCAGACTATTGGAATTCTAGTTTCTGAGAAGTCTGAGTTGCAGACAGCCCTTGGACATACTCAACAAGCTGCACGGCACAAATCAG GAGAAGCTGAAAGCCTGGCTGCTCATTTACATTCATCTCGCCAGAGGGTATCGGAGCTAGAACGTACTTTGTCCTCCATCTCTATGCAGCAAAAACAGTCAGAGAAG catAATAAAGAGTTAGTGAAGGAGCGAGACAACCTGAAACTGGAACTGTACAAACGAAG caAAAGTAGTgaggaaataaagcagcagaattCGGAGCTGTCAGAGAAAGTTCACTCCCTGGTTTCCAAGAACTCAGCTATGAAGTTGGATATGGAGGATTTGCATAAGAAACTGGAAATGGCTGAACTGATGATTCAGCAG TTCTCAAATCAGACGGGGAGTCTGGATGTAAACCAGCAGTTGCAGATGGTACTGGAGGAGAAGGCGAGCCTGGAAACCCAGGTTGCTCAG cTCTCAGAGTCACTTCACCAGCTTCAGGCAGAAAGAGATCAGTACGTAGAGAAACTGAAGGAGGAGCGGAGCATTTGGCAGCAGCGGGTACAGCAGCTCTCTGAGCAG GTCCACACAatggcagaggagaaggagaagcatATGGCCCAAATTCGGGAGCTGGAAGCCAATGTTACAGAGCTGTTGAGCAAATCAG CAGTTAAGCCCATGGATATTGAGCCTTCCTTACCACCAGGGcccacagcagctgagctgagtCTGCAGGAGGAGATCCAGCGGCTGCAGCAAGAGAAGGAGGAACTCCACGGGCAGTACCAGGCCCAGGTCCGGGACAACGAGCAGCTGAGCCACCTCAACCGGGAGCAGGAGGAGCGGCTGCTGGAGCTCGAGAAGGCTGTGCAGCGCTACAACGAGGAGTCTGTGGACAGACAGCAGATCCTGGAGGACATGCAGAGTGACAAGGCCACAATCAGTAGGGCACTGAGTCAAAATCGGGagctgaaggagcagctggctgagctgcagaaCGGGTTTGTCAAACTG acaaatgaaaacatggaGGTTACAAGTGCCCTACAGTCAGAGCAACATGTAAAGAAAGAGCTGGCCAAGAagcttgggcagctgcaggagaacCTGGGGGAGCTCAAAGAGACG CTGGAACTGAAAACACAGGAGGCTCGGGGTCTGCAGGAGCAGCGGGACCAGTACTACAGCCACTTACAACAGTACACTGTGGCGTACCAGCAGCTGTCTGCTGAGAAGGAGGAACTGCACAAACAGTACTTGCTTCAGACACAGCTTATGGATCGGCTACAGCATGAGGAGGTTCAGGGGAAGGTGACAGTGGAAATGCACCtgaaagagctgcagcagaCGAAG GAAAGTCTGGAAGCTGTagctaaggaaaacaaagagctgCAGGCCCTGGTCAGTCAGTTAGCAGCAGACCTGGATGGCAAGATTTTGCATCGACTAGAGG ATGAAGTTGAAAGTGAAGCAATGGCCGAAGATATccaaaaatcttcatttgtGATTCCAGAGAAGTTTGAAAGCCATGAAGAAATG GTTGCTTTCTTGACATCTGCCATGTTCCAAGTGGAGAAGGAACGAGAGGACAtgaggcagcagctggctgcTCAGAAGCAGCAGTGCAGAACCCTCCTGCAGCAAATAGCAGCTCTTAGGCAGGAGCAGCAACATAACGTCACGCTGGACGGAG ATTCCACTATGGATACTGTTCCGGTGGAGGTTCATGAGGCTTTGAAAACTGCCATGGAGAAACTACAG TCCCGTTTCACAGACCTGATGCGTGAGAAAGCTGATCTGAAGGAACGGCTAGAAGAGTTAGAACATCGCTGCATACAGCTGTCTGGGGAAACAGACACCATTG GGGAGTATATTGCGTTATACCAGAGTCAAAGGGCTATCCTCAAACAGCGACACCAGGAGAAAGAGGAGTACATCAGCAGATTGGCTCAGGATAAGGAAGAGATGAAG GTGAAACTGCTGGAACTGCAGGATTTAGTGATGCGTCTGgtcagggaaagaaatgaatggTACAGCAAGTACATAGCAGCTGCTCAAAACCCAGAGCTGTTGGCAAGCCAAAATGAAAGCGTACTTCCAGCGGAGAGGCGCATTGAACTGAACGCTACTGATGGAGAAG GGTTACGAGATGTGAATTTATCAGATGAAGCAGAACAAGAGGCTGCTGTCCCTCATCAGGCTGGTTTCCCCCCTATTGACAGTAAAGCTGCTCAGCCAAGCCAAGAGGACCCCACAGCGAAGCAAATAATGCAGCTGCTCAGAGAAATCCAGAACCCTCAGGAAAGGCTGGGCTCCCTGCTGGAAAACCCCTGCATTCCCTTCTTCTACCGTGCTGATGAGAACGATGAGGTCAAAATCATGGTAGTTTAA